A window from Kovacikia minuta CCNUW1 encodes these proteins:
- the msrA gene encoding peptide-methionine (S)-S-oxide reductase MsrA has protein sequence MVLFGFGKKLSLPTPEEALSGRTTQMPVPDRHFVNGNPLKPPFPAGLETALFGLGCFWGAERKFWQQQGVFVTAVGYAAGVTPNPTYQEVCSGMTGHNEVVYVVYDPKLISYETLLKVFWESHDPTQGMRQGNDSGTQYRSGIYVYSPEQRQAAEASRAAYQEALNQAGYGKITTEILDAPEFYYAEAYHQQYLAKNPNGYCGLGGTNVSCPVGLAQA, from the coding sequence ATGGTCTTATTTGGATTTGGCAAAAAACTTTCCCTGCCTACCCCGGAGGAGGCACTGTCCGGTCGGACAACTCAGATGCCCGTGCCCGATCGTCACTTTGTCAACGGCAACCCCCTCAAGCCTCCCTTTCCCGCTGGTTTGGAAACCGCCCTATTTGGCTTAGGGTGCTTCTGGGGAGCAGAGCGCAAGTTTTGGCAACAACAAGGGGTATTTGTGACTGCGGTTGGTTATGCGGCTGGCGTAACTCCCAACCCAACCTATCAGGAAGTTTGCTCTGGCATGACGGGGCACAACGAAGTGGTGTACGTCGTGTATGATCCCAAACTGATTAGCTACGAAACCCTGTTGAAGGTATTTTGGGAAAGCCATGACCCAACCCAGGGGATGCGCCAGGGCAATGATTCGGGTACTCAATACCGCTCAGGCATTTATGTCTACTCGCCGGAACAACGGCAAGCCGCGGAAGCCTCCCGCGCTGCCTACCAGGAAGCTCTGAATCAAGCAGGCTACGGCAAAATCACGACCGAAATCCTGGACGCACCGGAATTCTATTACGCAGAAGCCTACCATCAGCAGTACCTGGCAAAAAATCCAAATGGGTACTGTGGCTTAGGTGGCACCAATGTTTCCTGCCCGGTTGGGCTAGCGCAAGCGTAA
- a CDS encoding dihydrolipoamide acetyltransferase family protein has protein sequence MPLRLRQPQPTVGAATDTAARVVSGGNGRIVASPRARKLAKDLKVDLATVKGSGPHGRIVAEDIEAVANVAKPAARVTPPATPPVVPVATPKPAAPAGPPAIAAVAGQQVPLTTLQNAVVRNMVASLEVPTYHVGYTITTDALDKLYKQIKSKGVTMTALLAKAVAVTLQKHSLLNASYANQSISHPASINVAVAVAMEDGGLITPVLQNADQSDIYSLSRRWKDLVDRARSKQLQPEEYNSGTFTVSNLGMFGVDRFDAILPPGTGAILAVGASLPQVVATEDGLLGVKRQMQVNLTCDHRVIYGAHAAAFLKDLANLIENNAQSLTL, from the coding sequence GTGCCCCTGCGACTGAGGCAACCCCAGCCCACCGTTGGTGCTGCCACGGACACTGCTGCAAGGGTCGTCAGTGGTGGCAATGGGCGGATTGTGGCTTCCCCCCGTGCCCGTAAGCTGGCGAAGGATCTCAAAGTTGACCTTGCTACGGTCAAAGGAAGCGGCCCCCACGGGCGGATTGTGGCAGAGGACATTGAGGCAGTTGCCAATGTTGCCAAGCCTGCTGCCAGAGTGACGCCACCCGCGACGCCACCCGTTGTGCCCGTCGCGACGCCCAAACCAGCGGCTCCCGCCGGTCCACCTGCGATCGCTGCTGTTGCTGGACAACAGGTTCCCCTGACCACGCTGCAAAACGCGGTGGTGCGGAATATGGTTGCCAGTTTGGAGGTGCCGACCTATCACGTTGGCTACACGATCACCACCGATGCCCTGGATAAGCTCTACAAGCAAATCAAATCCAAGGGGGTAACAATGACCGCCCTGCTAGCAAAAGCGGTTGCCGTCACCCTGCAAAAACATTCCCTGCTGAATGCCAGCTACGCCAACCAGAGCATTTCCCATCCGGCTTCAATTAATGTTGCCGTAGCGGTGGCAATGGAGGATGGCGGCTTGATCACCCCGGTTTTGCAGAATGCCGATCAGAGCGATATTTACTCCCTCTCCCGCCGTTGGAAGGATCTGGTTGATCGGGCGCGCTCCAAACAACTTCAGCCAGAGGAATACAACTCTGGCACCTTCACGGTTTCGAACCTGGGCATGTTTGGGGTCGATCGCTTCGATGCCATTCTTCCCCCCGGTACAGGCGCGATCCTGGCAGTAGGAGCTTCCCTACCCCAGGTCGTCGCCACCGAAGACGGCTTGCTGGGTGTCAAACGGCAAATGCAAGTCAACCTTACCTGCGACCACCGGGTCATCTACGGTGCCCACGCCGCTGCTTTCTTAAAGGATCTGGCGAATTTGATTGAAAATAACGCTCAGTCGTTGACGCTGTAG
- a CDS encoding DUF1995 family protein, with the protein MPELPATLEEAIAQAQSATQAAISAGYSRLQIELLLPELKPMPVALQYLSVFEDLGSDLKVFFSDAGAAALARRDWGNVACQIGSLDVAGSRQTTPVEELVAAEDRAFLFVAPSSVEILPVEQVCNAAVERPSVLFNPRLEDMGTVGIGFTARNIRKRFLETFEPCYFLRPLDRAVMLRCYPSPWQIWLETGEDAYQLIAEERDKPDAERLDAIMAQAMGSQQAPKRGFLTDLQRLLKALGQ; encoded by the coding sequence ATGCCCGAACTTCCTGCCACCCTTGAAGAAGCGATCGCCCAGGCACAATCTGCGACTCAAGCAGCGATCTCGGCTGGCTATAGCCGTTTACAGATTGAGTTGCTGTTGCCAGAACTGAAACCGATGCCAGTTGCACTGCAATATCTCTCCGTATTTGAAGATCTGGGTTCAGATTTGAAGGTGTTTTTTTCAGATGCAGGAGCGGCGGCTCTGGCAAGGCGGGATTGGGGCAATGTTGCCTGTCAGATTGGCAGCCTGGATGTGGCAGGTTCCCGCCAGACCACTCCCGTTGAGGAACTGGTTGCGGCTGAGGATCGGGCATTTTTGTTCGTGGCTCCATCCTCCGTTGAAATCTTACCCGTTGAGCAGGTCTGTAATGCTGCGGTCGAGCGTCCATCGGTGCTGTTTAATCCCCGCCTAGAGGACATGGGCACTGTCGGGATTGGCTTCACCGCTCGCAATATTCGCAAGCGATTTCTGGAAACCTTTGAACCGTGTTATTTTCTGAGACCGCTGGATCGAGCTGTGATGTTACGGTGCTACCCCTCCCCCTGGCAGATCTGGTTGGAGACAGGTGAAGACGCCTACCAATTGATTGCAGAGGAGCGAGATAAGCCAGATGCAGAAAGGCTGGATGCCATCATGGCGCAGGCAATGGGTTCCCAGCAGGCACCCAAACGTGGCTTTTTGACCGATCTGCAACGCCTCCTGAAAGCCCTTGGTCAGTAG
- a CDS encoding YlqD family protein, giving the protein MQQLQQVQMLELDQEVNQGQIDSIFRVEVGDNLIEKMQVEILLRDGIVEAIRGDL; this is encoded by the coding sequence TTGCAACAACTTCAGCAAGTTCAGATGCTGGAATTGGATCAGGAAGTAAATCAGGGACAAATCGACAGTATCTTTCGGGTCGAAGTAGGAGATAACTTGATTGAAAAAATGCAGGTCGAAATTCTCCTGCGAGACGGCATTGTGGAAGCAATTCGAGGCGATCTTTGA
- a CDS encoding DUF4365 domain-containing protein yields the protein MPHVTMQRVIFLILIAVLTDQHIAEALSRVYVRAISGRTGLNLAIREYDYGVDGSFDEVVIRQNRRVESGFSLSFQLKASTLWQLDSTQVIYDLEAKTYNDLVFRRSMRAATPCILILLTLPNDSEQWLICEEAQLRLQGNCYWEYLSGSLSENRASVRIRIPRSQRLTPESLLALMQNVKTGEW from the coding sequence GTGCCTCATGTTACGATGCAGCGAGTTATTTTCCTTATCCTGATTGCTGTGTTAACTGACCAACATATTGCTGAAGCACTAAGCCGTGTATACGTTCGTGCGATCTCTGGACGTACCGGACTCAACTTAGCCATTCGGGAATATGACTATGGTGTGGATGGAAGCTTTGATGAAGTCGTCATACGCCAAAACCGACGGGTCGAATCTGGCTTTTCTCTCAGTTTCCAACTCAAAGCCTCAACCCTATGGCAACTTGACTCTACCCAAGTCATCTACGACTTAGAAGCGAAGACCTACAACGATTTAGTTTTCAGACGCAGTATGAGGGCTGCGACCCCCTGTATTCTTATTTTATTGACACTCCCGAATGATTCTGAGCAATGGCTCATTTGTGAAGAAGCACAACTCAGATTGCAGGGAAATTGTTATTGGGAATATCTCAGCGGCAGCCTCAGCGAAAATCGTGCTTCGGTCAGAATCCGAATTCCACGATCGCAACGTCTGACTCCAGAATCTTTGCTAGCCTTGATGCAGAATGTCAAAACAGGAGAATGGTGA
- a CDS encoding aminotransferase class V-fold PLP-dependent enzyme — MNPISPTSIPLERYRENFFGLGNKFYFNYGGQGPLPRSALLAIQQSYEQIQQLGPFSGKVNTWIVEETERTRRAIATELKTPPETITLTENVSVGCNIALWGMDWQAGDHLLISDCEHHSVIAAVKEIQRRFQIEVSLCPLRSTLNAGDPIATLASYLRPHTRLVALSHILWNTGQLLPLEEMVQVCHDYASDRPIRVLVDAAQSVGVLPLNLTELQADFYAFTGHKWWCGPEGLGGLYVRPEAGAELHPTFIGWRSTVTDSAGYPTGWKSDGRRYEVATSAYPLYAGLREAIALHPQWGNPMERYQRILALSRLLWQKLVAVPGVTCLRTQPPEAGLVSFQISPQSHQQMVQFLETRDILIRIILDLNCVRACVHYFTLESEIDQLVAAVQEFTN; from the coding sequence ATGAACCCTATTTCCCCCACATCCATCCCCCTGGAACGTTATCGAGAGAATTTCTTCGGGTTGGGAAATAAATTCTATTTTAACTACGGGGGACAGGGGCCCCTGCCCCGATCGGCACTGCTGGCAATTCAGCAATCCTACGAGCAAATTCAGCAATTGGGGCCATTTTCGGGCAAGGTCAATACCTGGATTGTGGAGGAGACGGAACGGACGCGCAGGGCGATCGCCACGGAACTCAAAACTCCCCCTGAAACCATTACCCTGACGGAGAATGTTTCCGTGGGTTGTAATATTGCCCTCTGGGGGATGGACTGGCAAGCCGGGGATCACCTGTTGATTTCTGACTGCGAACATCACAGTGTGATTGCTGCCGTCAAAGAAATCCAGCGCCGATTTCAGATTGAAGTGAGCCTCTGCCCATTGCGATCGACGTTAAATGCCGGTGATCCGATCGCAACCCTTGCCAGTTATCTGCGCCCCCATACTCGACTCGTTGCCCTCAGCCACATTCTCTGGAACACGGGACAATTGCTCCCCCTAGAAGAGATGGTGCAGGTCTGCCATGACTATGCCAGCGATCGTCCCATCCGGGTGTTGGTAGATGCGGCCCAGTCAGTCGGGGTATTACCCCTGAACCTGACGGAGTTACAGGCAGATTTCTATGCTTTCACGGGGCACAAATGGTGGTGTGGGCCAGAGGGTTTGGGTGGACTCTATGTGCGCCCAGAAGCAGGGGCGGAACTGCATCCCACCTTCATTGGTTGGCGCAGCACCGTAACCGACAGTGCGGGATATCCAACGGGCTGGAAATCGGATGGACGACGGTATGAAGTAGCAACCTCCGCCTATCCCCTTTACGCTGGACTACGGGAAGCGATCGCCCTGCATCCCCAATGGGGCAACCCAATGGAGCGGTACCAGCGTATCCTGGCGCTCAGTCGGCTACTCTGGCAAAAGCTTGTTGCAGTGCCAGGAGTCACCTGTTTGCGAACCCAGCCGCCAGAAGCGGGTCTAGTATCTTTTCAAATTTCCCCACAGTCCCACCAGCAAATGGTGCAATTTCTGGAAACACGGGATATTTTAATTCGCATCATTCTTGATTTGAATTGTGTCCGCGCCTGTGTCCACTACTTCACCCTGGAATCTGAAATTGATCAGTTAGTTGCAGCAGTCCAGGAATTCACAAATTGA
- a CDS encoding biotin/lipoyl-containing protein → MIYEVFMPALSSTMTEGKIVSWVKSPGDRVEKGETVVVVESDKADMDVESFYEGYLGAIIVPAGETAPVGEAIALVAETEAELETAQAQAQSKGGTAPAAAPTSAPATEATPAHRWCCHGHCCKGRQWWQWADCGFPPCP, encoded by the coding sequence ATGATTTACGAAGTATTCATGCCTGCTCTAAGTTCCACCATGACCGAGGGAAAGATTGTTTCCTGGGTTAAATCGCCGGGGGACAGGGTAGAAAAGGGCGAAACCGTGGTTGTGGTTGAGTCCGATAAGGCAGATATGGATGTGGAGTCTTTCTACGAAGGCTATTTGGGAGCAATTATTGTTCCCGCTGGCGAGACGGCTCCGGTGGGCGAGGCGATCGCCCTGGTTGCCGAAACGGAAGCCGAACTCGAAACCGCTCAGGCACAGGCTCAATCGAAGGGGGGTACTGCTCCTGCGGCGGCACCAACCAGTGCCCCTGCGACTGAGGCAACCCCAGCCCACCGTTGGTGCTGCCACGGACACTGCTGCAAGGGTCGTCAGTGGTGGCAATGGGCGGATTGTGGCTTCCCCCCGTGCCCGTAA
- a CDS encoding serine/threonine-protein kinase has product MPLLLPDDLPTGTLLQNRYRIQRVLGKGGFGRAYLAEDQSRFSELCVLKEFTPQQQGGEELRKAKALFQREAEILYKLEHRQIPKFHATFEQDQRLFLVQDYIKGKTYQELLDELPPETPLLSEGEAIQLLEQMLNVLKYLHHRSIIHRDISPDNIILRDQDKTPVLIDFGAVKEATGMSHPASRTKILKKGFSPPEQAYLGKPVNSSDLYALAVTLVVLLTGRQPDELYDPIAKTWRWERWVRVSPRFATILNRMLSDEVGNRYPSADEILLLLPTVMPLATRTAQPAHPSATTRPTPTINVGRAPAPGTLTHPDYSWWDRAFAAIGSFTWRVSSRLARSFGKLLWEVAKPLLRWSEGIITGSLKFLIKLLLVVGLGWLVWTSIVQSRANWMPKFENPFESLPKFENPIKSLPKFENPFESLPKLENPFANPPLSMSARKQRYKNRVKELGLDESCLVGKIDAEFYSQHPDLDGRSLSQNDPEALWLEWYSIADRLMADSNTSETCKMK; this is encoded by the coding sequence ATGCCGCTGCTGCTTCCAGATGACCTCCCAACCGGGACGCTTTTGCAGAACCGCTATCGGATTCAGCGGGTATTGGGGAAGGGAGGATTTGGCAGGGCATATCTGGCTGAGGATCAATCCCGCTTCTCGGAATTGTGTGTTCTCAAGGAGTTTACACCCCAGCAGCAGGGGGGAGAGGAACTCAGAAAGGCGAAGGCGTTATTTCAGCGAGAAGCGGAAATTCTCTACAAACTTGAACATCGTCAGATCCCCAAATTTCACGCGACGTTTGAGCAGGATCAACGCCTCTTTTTGGTGCAGGACTACATCAAAGGCAAAACCTACCAGGAATTGCTGGATGAGCTGCCACCGGAAACTCCGCTTTTGTCAGAAGGGGAAGCCATCCAACTGCTAGAACAGATGCTGAATGTGCTGAAGTATCTGCATCACCGAAGCATTATTCATCGCGATATTTCTCCTGACAACATTATTTTGCGAGATCAGGACAAAACTCCGGTACTGATTGATTTTGGAGCCGTCAAGGAAGCAACGGGAATGAGTCATCCCGCATCCCGCACCAAAATTTTGAAGAAGGGGTTTTCGCCGCCGGAACAGGCGTATCTGGGCAAACCGGTCAACAGCAGTGATTTGTATGCGCTGGCAGTTACCCTCGTTGTCCTGCTAACGGGACGCCAACCGGATGAATTGTATGATCCGATCGCCAAAACCTGGCGCTGGGAACGGTGGGTCAGGGTTAGCCCCCGGTTCGCAACCATTTTGAACCGGATGTTGAGCGATGAGGTGGGCAATCGCTACCCGTCTGCGGATGAAATTTTGCTGCTGCTGCCAACGGTGATGCCGCTGGCAACCCGTACTGCCCAACCCGCTCACCCCTCGGCAACCACCCGACCTACTCCAACCATCAACGTAGGCAGGGCACCCGCCCCAGGGACGCTGACCCATCCGGATTATTCCTGGTGGGACCGGGCGTTTGCAGCGATCGGCTCCTTTACCTGGAGAGTGTCTTCCCGGCTGGCTCGTTCCTTCGGAAAACTGCTCTGGGAAGTGGCTAAACCTTTGCTGCGATGGTCGGAAGGGATTATCACCGGCAGCTTGAAGTTTTTAATTAAGCTCCTATTGGTGGTCGGTCTGGGTTGGCTGGTTTGGACTTCGATCGTTCAATCCAGAGCCAACTGGATGCCCAAATTTGAAAACCCGTTTGAATCCCTGCCCAAGTTTGAGAACCCAATTAAATCCCTGCCTAAATTTGAAAATCCGTTCGAATCCCTGCCCAAACTCGAAAATCCGTTTGCTAATCCGCCCCTCTCCATGTCTGCTCGCAAGCAACGGTATAAGAACCGGGTCAAAGAATTAGGACTGGACGAATCCTGTCTGGTCGGGAAAATTGACGCTGAATTCTATAGCCAGCATCCAGATCTGGATGGGCGATCGCTGAGTCAGAATGACCCAGAAGCCCTCTGGTTGGAATGGTACAGCATCGCCGATCGGCTGATGGCAGATTCAAATACTAGTGAAACTTGCAAAATGAAATAA
- a CDS encoding FAD-dependent oxidoreductase translates to MAKPVILAVDDDPEVLQAVARDLRREYGDRFRIIRADSGMSALEVVQQLKLRNEPISLFLVDQRMPHMGGVEFLEQALTVFPDAKRALLTAYADTDAAIRAINGARLDYYLLKPWDPPEERLYPILDDLLDDWQAGFRPPFEGIRVVGNRWSPHSHQVKDFLARNQVPYQWLDIELDEEARQLVTLAESSDRQELPLVLFPDGVCLVQPTNLDIAAKIGLQTHADRPFYDLVIVGGGPAGLAAAVYGASEGLDTVMIEREAPGGQAGSSSRIENYLGFPVGLSGADLARRAVTQARRFGVEILTPQEVKRVRVQDSYRIVELSDGTEISCHVLLIATGVSYRRLNIPGTEKLTGAGVYYGAAMTEAIACWWRRCLSGRGCQLCWTGSHVFLPLCQ, encoded by the coding sequence ATGGCAAAACCTGTAATTTTAGCAGTAGATGATGACCCAGAAGTGTTGCAAGCAGTGGCACGGGATCTGCGGCGGGAATATGGCGATCGCTTCCGCATTATCCGGGCAGACTCTGGCATGTCAGCCCTGGAAGTGGTGCAGCAACTTAAACTTCGTAACGAACCAATTTCCTTATTTCTGGTGGATCAACGCATGCCCCACATGGGCGGTGTGGAATTTTTAGAACAGGCATTGACGGTGTTTCCTGACGCCAAACGAGCCTTACTCACTGCCTATGCCGATACGGATGCCGCCATTCGTGCCATCAACGGGGCACGGCTCGACTATTATCTGCTGAAGCCCTGGGACCCCCCAGAGGAGCGGCTCTATCCCATTCTGGATGATTTGCTGGATGACTGGCAGGCGGGGTTTCGTCCGCCGTTTGAAGGGATTCGGGTTGTTGGGAACCGCTGGTCTCCCCACTCCCATCAGGTAAAGGATTTTTTGGCACGTAATCAGGTGCCCTACCAGTGGCTGGATATCGAGTTGGACGAAGAAGCCAGACAACTCGTCACTCTTGCGGAGTCGAGCGATCGCCAGGAATTGCCCCTTGTTCTCTTTCCCGATGGTGTCTGCTTGGTGCAACCCACAAATCTTGACATTGCTGCCAAAATTGGGCTTCAGACCCATGCTGATCGCCCCTTCTATGATCTGGTAATTGTGGGGGGAGGTCCGGCTGGGTTAGCGGCTGCGGTCTATGGCGCATCCGAAGGGTTAGATACCGTCATGATCGAGCGGGAAGCCCCTGGTGGACAGGCGGGTTCCAGTTCTCGGATTGAGAACTACCTGGGTTTTCCAGTTGGGTTGAGTGGGGCAGATCTGGCACGGCGGGCAGTTACCCAGGCACGCCGATTTGGGGTAGAAATTCTGACTCCCCAGGAAGTGAAGCGGGTGCGGGTGCAGGATTCCTACCGAATTGTGGAACTGAGCGATGGCACTGAAATTAGCTGCCATGTGCTACTGATTGCCACTGGGGTTTCCTACCGCAGACTCAATATTCCAGGAACCGAGAAGTTAACCGGAGCTGGAGTCTACTACGGGGCAGCGATGACCGAAGCGATCGCCTGCTGGTGGAGAAGATGTTTATCTGGTCGGGGGTGCCAACTCTGCTGGACAGGCAGCCATGTATTTCTCCCGCTATGCCAATAA
- a CDS encoding NAD(P)/FAD-dependent oxidoreductase, whose amino-acid sequence MYFSRYANKVIMLVRGESLTTSMSQYLIDQIAATPNIQVCTCCSVVEVVGESHLEAITIANSHRGSKETVPAKSLFIFIGASPQTDWIAGLVERDPQGFILTGPDLMREGKPPRGWTLDRAPFLLETNVPGIFAAGDVRYGSIKRVASGVGEGAIAVQFIHRYLAKV is encoded by the coding sequence ATGTATTTCTCCCGCTATGCCAATAAGGTGATCATGCTGGTGCGGGGCGAGTCCCTCACTACCAGCATGTCCCAATACCTGATTGACCAGATTGCAGCAACACCTAATATCCAGGTCTGCACCTGTTGTAGCGTGGTGGAAGTGGTAGGTGAGAGCCATTTGGAAGCAATTACGATCGCCAACTCCCACAGGGGCAGCAAGGAAACTGTACCCGCAAAATCCCTGTTTATCTTTATTGGAGCCAGCCCCCAGACCGACTGGATTGCTGGTCTGGTTGAGCGTGACCCGCAGGGCTTCATTCTTACGGGTCCCGACTTGATGCGAGAGGGCAAACCTCCTCGCGGTTGGACGCTCGATCGCGCCCCTTTCCTGCTGGAAACCAACGTCCCTGGTATCTTTGCGGCTGGAGATGTGCGCTATGGTTCTATCAAACGGGTCGCATCCGGTGTGGGGGAAGGGGCGATCGCAGTTCAGTTTATTCACCGCTATCTTGCTAAGGTGTAA
- a CDS encoding AMP-binding protein has translation MQPGDRLSLFSDNSPHWFIADQGMMTTGAVNAVRSSQAEREELLFILENSGSSGLVVEDQATLEKLRDRLEGLPIQFVILLSNESPNDDPALKVLNFNQLMDLGANRSLQPVNQNRDNLATLIYTSGTTGKPKGVMLSHGNLLHQVNTFGAVVQPKPGDRALGILPTWHSYERSVEYFLLSQGCTQIYTSIRTIKKDLKQYKPTYMVSVPRIWESVYEGIQKQFREQPANKQNLIKFFLGVSQQYIEANRLAQNLDLQYQDPPMLERMLAEIRAAFLYPFHALGEKIVYKKVRDTVTGGEFCYAISGGGSLARHLDDFFEIVGIGVLVGYGLTETSPVTNVRRPWHNLRGSSGPPMPSTEIRIVDPETRKPLPQGEKGLVLIRGPQVMQGYYQNPEATKKAIDSEGWFDSGDLGWINRQNDLILTGRAKDTIVLTNGENIEPQPIEDACVRSPYIDQIMLVGQDQKALGALIVPNLEALQKWAAEQGVKRDEGGGMRAEDGGDGEVISSSSHSSSPHTPHPTPHTLDLTSKPIQDLIRQELNREVQNRPGYRIDDRIGPFRLLSEPFTIENGLLTQTLKIRRNVVMDRYQGMINEMFV, from the coding sequence GTGCAACCCGGCGATCGCCTCTCCCTGTTTTCCGATAACAGCCCCCACTGGTTCATTGCCGATCAGGGCATGATGACAACCGGGGCAGTTAACGCTGTGCGGAGTTCTCAGGCAGAGCGGGAAGAGTTGTTATTCATTTTGGAAAACAGCGGTTCTAGTGGACTGGTGGTGGAAGATCAAGCAACCTTGGAAAAGTTGCGCGATCGACTGGAGGGGCTACCCATTCAGTTTGTCATTCTCCTATCTAATGAATCCCCCAACGACGATCCTGCCCTAAAAGTTCTCAATTTCAACCAGTTGATGGATCTGGGCGCGAACCGATCGCTACAGCCCGTAAACCAGAACCGGGACAACCTGGCAACCTTAATCTACACCTCTGGAACAACCGGGAAGCCCAAGGGCGTCATGCTGAGTCATGGCAACCTGCTGCACCAGGTAAACACCTTTGGTGCCGTGGTGCAACCCAAACCGGGCGATCGTGCCCTGGGAATCCTACCCACCTGGCACTCCTACGAACGCAGCGTTGAATATTTCCTGCTGTCTCAGGGCTGTACCCAGATCTACACCAGCATCCGCACGATCAAAAAAGATCTGAAACAGTACAAACCGACCTACATGGTGAGTGTTCCCCGCATCTGGGAATCTGTTTATGAAGGCATCCAAAAGCAATTTAGGGAACAACCTGCCAATAAGCAGAACCTGATCAAGTTTTTCCTGGGGGTGAGTCAGCAGTATATTGAAGCCAACCGCCTCGCCCAAAACCTGGACTTGCAGTATCAAGACCCACCGATGCTAGAGCGCATGTTGGCTGAGATTCGCGCCGCTTTTCTCTATCCCTTCCATGCGTTAGGAGAAAAAATCGTTTATAAGAAAGTGCGCGATACGGTAACTGGCGGTGAATTTTGCTACGCCATCAGTGGTGGGGGTTCCCTGGCAAGACACCTGGATGATTTTTTTGAAATAGTTGGGATTGGTGTGCTGGTGGGTTATGGCTTAACTGAAACTTCACCCGTTACCAACGTTCGCCGCCCCTGGCACAATCTGCGTGGCTCCTCCGGTCCTCCCATGCCCAGCACTGAGATTCGGATTGTAGACCCCGAAACCCGCAAACCCCTACCTCAGGGAGAAAAGGGATTGGTGTTGATTCGGGGACCCCAGGTGATGCAGGGTTACTACCAGAACCCGGAGGCAACGAAAAAGGCGATCGATTCGGAGGGATGGTTCGACAGTGGCGATTTAGGCTGGATCAATCGTCAAAATGATTTGATTTTGACCGGACGGGCTAAGGACACGATCGTCCTCACCAACGGCGAAAATATCGAACCCCAACCGATCGAAGATGCCTGTGTTCGCAGCCCTTATATTGACCAGATCATGCTCGTTGGGCAGGATCAAAAGGCATTGGGAGCTTTAATCGTCCCGAATCTAGAAGCCCTTCAGAAGTGGGCAGCAGAGCAAGGAGTCAAGAGGGATGAGGGCGGAGGGATGAGGGCGGAAGATGGGGGAGATGGGGAAGTTATTTCGTCATCTTCCCACTCCTCTTCACCCCACACCCCACACCCCACACCCCACACCCTCGATTTGACCAGCAAGCCCATCCAGGATCTAATTCGCCAGGAACTCAACCGGGAGGTGCAGAACCGTCCGGGCTATCGGATTGATGATCGGATTGGTCCTTTCCGGTTACTTTCAGAACCGTTTACGATTGAAAACGGGCTGTTAACCCAGACCTTAAAAATCCGCCGCAATGTCGTGATGGATCGCTACCAGGGTATGATTAACGAGATGTTTGTTTAA
- a CDS encoding DUF427 domain-containing protein — translation MPKATWNGAVLAESNQCEVVEGNQYFPPDALNREYFKESSTHTTCPWKGIASYYDVEVDGKVNKDAAWYYPTPKDAAKNITGYIAFWKGVKVEG, via the coding sequence ATGCCAAAAGCAACCTGGAATGGCGCAGTTCTTGCCGAAAGTAACCAGTGTGAAGTGGTAGAAGGCAACCAGTATTTTCCCCCGGATGCCCTCAACCGTGAGTATTTTAAGGAAAGTAGCACCCACACTACCTGTCCCTGGAAAGGGATTGCCAGCTACTACGATGTTGAAGTAGATGGCAAAGTGAACAAAGACGCCGCCTGGTACTACCCAACCCCCAAAGATGCCGCCAAAAACATCACGGGCTACATCGCCTTTTGGAAAGGTGTCAAGGTCGAAGGTTAA